One region of Oryza sativa Japonica Group chromosome 10, ASM3414082v1 genomic DNA includes:
- the LOC4348488 gene encoding uncharacterized protein — protein MTRMRCIPGLLAGRRKKRVVADAKKASGDCPKVKPVEFIDSPAAECGDRKVAPCDVKVVVDDTVVTALAATKGGGGGDDHGGDMALAKRGSMSSDFEFEFHAHEKPDGHGVPAGASPDAVIASGKEVVVADASPKLKRSCSNIETKRPGTHDAAAEAAPARSRSYGDLGNLPGGGGGGISLETTPRGAAPQAEASPASVRTSRTADRVMLKKRSSSQVLPSRSRKLWWRLFLWSHRNLHRPSPAARPAAAACTPAGHHGGGGGYTSDTLEEGPATAAADRKNKKVMVDDSPPIPNQWVAFSADNSLHDRISAWVNSIDNDTFRIAEEDDDDHHHHHHYHGDADDDDGEHAMEHGDCVARAPRALEIGESSGKGHGKSKRSTAADEVAQANTIIQSLNAFSSVAHISGMGLKVVPMIAPFSSLRAINLSGNFIVHISPGSLPKGLHSLDLSRNKIANIEGLRELTKLRVLNLSYNRISRIGHGLSGCTALRELYLAGNKISDVEGLHRLLKLAVLDLGFNKVTTARALGQLVANYHSLRALNLVGNPVQANVGDDALRRAVTGLLPHLAYLNKQPVKPRGAAPADGAVSRAALEAGGAGGGSRSARKRSSAAAASRRLGQRGEGSGSGRSRSKGRQPSSSLPARR, from the exons ATGACCAGGATGAGGTGCATCCCGGGTCTGCTCGCCGGCAGGAGGAAGAAACGAGTG GTTGCTGATGCCAAGAAGGCTAGTGGGGATTGTCCCAAGGTGAAGCCGGTGGAGTTCATCGACTCGCCGGCCGCCGAATGCGGCGACAGAAAGGTCGCGCCGTGCGatgtcaaggtcgtcgtcgacgacacGGTTGTCACCGCCTTGGCGGCGAccaaaggaggcggcggcggcgacgatcatGGCGGCGACATGGCGTTGGCGAAGAGGGGCAGCATGTCGTCTGACTTCGAGTTCGAGTTCCACGCACACGAGAAGCCCGACGGACATGGCGTCCCCGCCGGCGCCTCGCCGGACGCGGTGATCGCGAGCGggaaggaggtggtggtggccgacGCGTCGCCGAAGCTGAAGCGGTCGTGCTCCAACATCGAGACGAAGCGGCCGGGCAcgcacgacgcggcggcggaggcggcgccggcgcggtcaAGATCCTACGGCGACCTCGGGAACCtgcccggcggcggaggcggcggcatctCCCTGGAGACAAccccgcgcggcgcggcgccgcagGCGGAGGCGAGCCCGGCGTCGGTGAGGACGTCGCGCACCGCCGACCGCGTGATGCTGAAGAAGCGTTCGTCGAGCCAGGTGCTCCCGTCGCGGAGCCGCAAGCTGTGGTGGCGGCTCTTCCTCTGGAGCCACCGCAACCTGCAccgcccgtcgccggcggcgcgccccgcggccgccgcgtgcACACCCGCgggccaccacggcggcggcggcggctacaccTCCGACACGCTGGAGGAAggcccggccaccgccgccgccgaccgcaaGAACAAGAAGGTGATGGTCGACGACTCGCCGCCGATCCCCAACCAGTGGGTCGCCTTCTCCGCCGACAACTCCCTCCACGACCGCATCAGCGCGTGGGTGAACAGCATCGACAACGACACGTTCCGCAtcgccgaggaagacgacgacgaccaccaccaccaccaccattaccacggcgacgccgacgacgacgacggcgagcacgcCATGGAGCACGGTGACTGCGTGGCGCGGGCGCCGCGCGCCCTGGAGATCGGCGAGTCGTCCGGGAAGGGGCACGGCAAGTCGAAGCGTTCCAcggccgccgacgaggtcgCCCAGGCCAACACCATCATCCAGTCGCTCAACGCATTCTCGTCGGTGGCGCACATCTCCGGCATGGGCCTCAAGGTGGTGCCGATGATCGCGCCGTTCTCCAGCCTCCGCGCCATCAACCTCTCTGGCAACTTCATCG TTCATATCTCGCCGGGATCGCTGCCCAAGGGCCTTCACTCGCTCGATCTGTCGCGGAACAAGATCGCCAACATCGAGGGGCTCCGGGAGCTGACCAAGCTGCGCGTTCTCAACCTCAGCTACAACCGGATCTCGCGCATCGGCCACG GGCTGTCGGGGTGCACGGCGCTGAGGGAGCTGTACCTGGCGGGGAACAAGATCAGCGACGTGGAGGGGCTGCACCGGCTGCTGAAGCTGGCGGTGCTGGACCTGGGGTTCAACAAGGTCACCACGGCGAGGGCGCTGGGCCAGCTGGTGGCCAACTACCACTCCCTCCGCGCCCTCAACCTCGTCGGCAACCCCGTCCAGGCCAACGTCGGTGACGACGCCCTCCGCAGGGCCGTCACGggcctcctcccccacctcgcCTACCTCAACAAGCAGCCCGTCAAGCcccgcggcgccgcccccgccgacgGCGCCGTGTCGCGCGCCGCGctcgaggccggcggcgccgggggaggCTCCCGTAGCGCGCGGAAGCGGTCGTCCgctgcggcggcgtcgcggaggcTGGGGCAGCGCGGCgaggggagcgggagcgggaggagcaGGTCCAAGGGGAGGCAGCCGTCGAGCAGCTTGCCGGCGAGGAggtga
- the LOC107276538 gene encoding protein PHOSPHATE-INDUCED 1 homolog — MPRSHHLLAAAVAAVVVVVMGWSARPCEASLYQPPPPAMAYHDGAVLEGAVPVSVLYYGAFPPHHRAVVADFLMSLSPRGRDHQPHTFGAPGPAPPPTVARWWGTVERYVRKAGRGGGAGVARVVLASQVDDEGCSLGRRLSRAQVERLAARLGVAPGGVAVVLTAADVAVEGFCSSACGAHGSSAPGGGAVHVWVGDASAQCPGRCAWPFHAADYGDADAGRHRRAHGHDVALRAPNGDAGVDGVVINLAALMAGAVTNPYGRGYFQGDAAAPVEVAGACPGVYGRGAYPGYPGAVRVDAATGAGYNVVGRNGRRYLVPALVDPDNYSCLIMT; from the coding sequence ATGCCGCGATCTCATCAtctcctcgcggcggcggtggcggcggtggttgtGGTGGTGATGGGATGGTCGGCGCGGCCGTGCGAGGCGTCGCTgtaccagccgccgccgccggcgatggcgtaCCACGACGGCGCGGTGCTGGAGGGCGCCGTGCCGGTGTCGGTGCTCTACTACGGCGCGTTCCCGCCGCACCACAgggccgtcgtcgccgacttCCTCATGTCGCTGTCGCCGCGGGGGCGGGACCACCAGCCGCACACGTTCGGCGCGCcggggccggcgccgccgccgacggtggCGCGGTGGTGGGGCACCGTGGAGAGGTACGTCCGTaaggccggccgcggcggcggcgccggggtggCGCGCGTGGTGCTCGCCAGCCAGGTGGACGACGAGGGGTGCTCCCTCGGGAGGCGCCTGTCGCGCGCCCAGGTCGAGCGgctggcggcgcggctcggcgtcGCGCCGGGCGGCGTGGCCGTCGTGCtgaccgccgccgacgtcgccgtcgaggGGTTCTGCTCCAGCGCCTGCGGCGCGCACGGCTCGtcggcgcccggcggcggcgctgtgcaCGTGTGGGTGGGCGACGCGTCGGCGCAGTGCCCCGGCCGGTGCGCGTGGCCGTTCCACGCCGCGGACtacggcgacgccgacgccggccgccaccgccgcgcgcacGGCCACGACGTGGCGCTCCGCGCGCCGAACGGCGACGCCGGGGTGGACGGCGTGGTGATCAACCTGGCGGCGCTGATGGCCGGCGCGGTGACGAACCCGTACGGGCGCGGCTACTTccagggcgacgcggcggcgccggtggaggTGGCCGGAGCGTGCCCGGGGGTGTACGGCCGCGGCGCGTACCCGGGATACCCGGGCGCCGTGAGGGTGGacgcggccaccggcgccggGTACAACGTCGTCGGCCGGAACGGCCGGCGATACCTCGTGCCGGCGCTCGTCGACCCGGACAACTACTCCTGCCTCATCATGACCTAA